Proteins from one Psychromonas sp. psych-6C06 genomic window:
- a CDS encoding DUF945 family protein has translation MKKIATTLLIIVTTCLFMIFYIANVVETEIKNAFNAPHHPDFSLQLLTYKRNFWSASASSKLTVNVDAQTRLIFNIDSAISHLPYKATITNVISLDNAQLATSAKAYFGRDDWISSQESIDLFSQLTGKLVIAAGNHKSDSEYLSTKPVSIHYEMDLDSLRGNFQITWEGGEGHTNGIAILLRSLQFDSSVGERSPSSEYDYNLIVEKIEFEQKKNHSLLENILLRGVNQRNNEQKTIDTINELRIGSYRWNKDKHHTFTNNNLKLAVNGLYQPAFEILNTGSNDSGEVETALIELVFHGAQLTLSQLNSQTPWGEVDGDLDLTLEQGAALVDILTNPYILFDYISGDARLVLPVSLLQEPLLTEPLQIGVMAGFLEQNEQTLNLETSFHQGELIVNGRVIPL, from the coding sequence GTCACTACTTGTTTGTTTATGATTTTTTATATAGCAAATGTGGTAGAAACGGAGATAAAAAACGCTTTTAACGCTCCTCATCACCCTGATTTTTCTTTACAGTTATTGACTTATAAGCGAAATTTTTGGAGTGCTAGCGCTAGCAGTAAACTCACAGTTAACGTTGATGCTCAAACTCGCCTTATTTTTAATATCGACTCGGCCATTTCCCACCTTCCTTATAAAGCCACAATAACTAATGTTATTTCATTGGATAACGCACAACTTGCTACAAGCGCTAAGGCTTATTTTGGCCGTGATGACTGGATCTCTTCACAGGAAAGCATTGATCTTTTCTCACAGTTAACTGGCAAGTTAGTCATTGCTGCTGGTAATCATAAAAGTGACTCAGAATATCTCTCCACCAAACCAGTATCGATCCATTATGAAATGGATTTGGACAGCTTACGTGGGAATTTTCAAATCACTTGGGAAGGTGGCGAAGGCCATACAAATGGCATAGCAATACTATTGCGCTCATTACAGTTCGATTCTTCTGTTGGTGAAAGATCGCCATCGAGTGAATATGATTACAATTTGATAGTTGAAAAAATAGAATTCGAGCAGAAAAAAAATCACTCGTTATTGGAAAATATTTTACTCCGTGGGGTAAATCAACGAAATAATGAACAAAAAACCATCGATACGATTAATGAACTTCGCATTGGCTCATATCGCTGGAATAAAGATAAGCACCATACCTTTACTAATAATAATTTAAAATTAGCTGTAAATGGCTTGTATCAGCCTGCATTTGAAATACTCAATACTGGCTCGAATGATAGCGGTGAAGTTGAAACCGCGTTGATTGAGCTAGTTTTCCATGGGGCACAATTGACATTGTCTCAGCTTAATTCTCAAACACCTTGGGGAGAGGTTGATGGTGATTTAGATTTGACCCTAGAGCAGGGCGCCGCATTAGTGGATATTCTTACTAATCCATATATTTTGTTTGACTACATCAGTGGTGATGCACGTTTAGTATTACCGGTGAGTTTATTGCAAGAGCCTCTATTAACAGAGCCTTTACAAATTGGTGTGATGGCGGGGTTTTTAGAGCAAAATGAACAAACGTTAAATTTAGAGACGAGTTTTCATCAGGGTGAGTTAATCGTAAATGGCAGGGTGATTCCACTTTAG
- a CDS encoding MBL fold metallo-hydrolase, translating into MKIIVIPVTPYEQNCSLIICEATKKAAVVDPGGNIERILAMVKKHDVSVDKVLLTHGHLDHVGGTEAIAKQLDVPIIGPEKEDDFWLSQLEAQSQRFGFPLHTSFSPTTWLKEGEVVEVGNIKLKVLHIPGHTPGHIALLDEQSKQVIVGDILFNGGIGRSDFPRGDQFQLVSGIKNKLLTLDPDTLVYPGHGPTTTIGREKMSNPFLR; encoded by the coding sequence ATGAAAATCATTGTTATTCCCGTTACCCCCTACGAACAAAACTGCAGTTTAATTATTTGTGAAGCAACTAAGAAAGCAGCCGTTGTTGATCCGGGAGGCAATATCGAGCGCATTCTAGCGATGGTTAAAAAACACGATGTCAGCGTAGATAAAGTATTGCTAACACATGGCCACCTTGACCATGTTGGTGGTACTGAGGCGATTGCCAAGCAGCTTGACGTGCCAATTATCGGTCCAGAAAAAGAAGATGACTTTTGGTTATCGCAACTTGAAGCACAAAGCCAACGTTTTGGTTTTCCACTGCATACTAGTTTTAGTCCGACGACATGGCTAAAAGAGGGAGAAGTTGTTGAAGTGGGTAATATTAAATTAAAGGTATTACACATTCCAGGCCATACGCCGGGTCATATTGCATTGCTCGATGAACAGAGCAAGCAGGTAATTGTCGGTGATATTTTATTTAATGGCGGTATTGGGCGTTCAGATTTTCCGCGTGGCGATCAGTTCCAACTGGTGAGTGGGATTAAGAATAAACTATTAACACTTGATCCAGATACCTTGGTTTACCCAGGCCACGGCCCGACAACGACTATCGGTCGTGAAAAAATGAGTAACCCTTTTTTACGTTAA